A part of Crassostrea angulata isolate pt1a10 chromosome 5, ASM2561291v2, whole genome shotgun sequence genomic DNA contains:
- the LOC128183541 gene encoding cilia and flagella-associated protein 47-like isoform X2: MEGDVSGVRISPPVVEFYDTEPNNVHQLNVTVSNISKTSKSIRFYGPKTKYFQLRVKNPNKPIAPGLCVPAVVEFETIEPKEIKDRLVVTIDGDVIEIPLIAYPCQPVLEIEEEIYFGNLVANSKTISKEISLFNHGSKSGEFKLKYSGDKPIAIMPSSGSVPPKSVQLIKVEYVTKEAGKIDEVIKVKLEGQDTKSLHVRGVLVDRAIEVLSLETEEQLGCVQFGEAYYGSDKTECAILFNNGPEPVNFVAVLDEDAIAQEMGVDLTRSTDVALADEMTGGERAQGSTNVITSLITAIPNQGVLKPFEKIPVFFRFSPRWNASKEGWKSQVAPPPRKDFALFMRIQIIGSSNLSDSKRSGSMNTKDGSMVEVAMTGTALPVLLSISPSYKFNFGECPVGEHADVLCTIKNESNVLPAIFQFRKIAHFLTHPPNGKIPPGQSQDVIFSFSPNQIGTFKPKQLLDVIGHVADNQNPTISHLQVIHTYPILFCGSSDPIPVDRKARFNPGLTPYISNEVGMFAETKMSKLNGSPRNAVAGGHKTQMHRVGYYEEDPEAKVAFPNDRAQSIRPEHDKYKTIFTKSDRHVYRDPDYMLTEEEGQIKHSHRDSYVMMLREMRQKRMNRIKSREFKVTNNSVDIGIKSAAGLRPKMLKQQEIQPDPETPRPPNADFRLLSSKELSEAEKETSAKPVCEGLNALPTTKVEKADCSKWLSPQQLHQVVIGPATLDFDKVCLRSVVTRNLSIINNLDQYIHIVAEIDCRELRQSSPLSQVVPPKSKANLPIVFESNVKGNFQRSVSYTVNGFYKHHVTVVAEVVAVSLELSTEELVLYPSYGMPAEAGLRGVITLKNTLNYPAEFTWAPNLGEKGTAFSIRPATGTVDAYKDLDCEVVWHPSYLAPEDGSFSLMIHGGPTLQLQCRAELGNTSVQFVERRVMFGQTPINITTTRTALLANTGQTHAYFQVLDPNPFPGLAVSPIHGVVPVGGHAELKVQLTPSAILKFDTKIQVAIKGGKTLELRMGGNVEPPTVDIDVATFDFNGVYCGSGSTITFKLRNQAVTKSKLEFDLTRFRDFTLNFPGYQTQDDYSYQLLNPGMFTVTMAPEETIEGELIFMPTEVAAYDFVMPVIINQIGAPSPAPTPFPPTPAPSNKNSLQHIINPRPQPPQVATPRKHVIATALRQPLQLSNNKIEFSLPSTFEDPTASTGMGVTKGTILVNNSDKPLKWMFNLSEKCEALDEGIFKFTHPSGVPFVVMSGEESKGIEGTLEPGKTQQISVIFCPKKPGKHECVIPIYINDDTQKPYQYLQVVGEMKSPRIWFDPLAIVMTPVPLLTEVCTEFTVLASQYTKASNITVEVPEVESEDGSIITPLTVSWPEGSSVIKPCNGDDGQIEPCALSCRIVFSSPKPVSFCQPVNFIDDSGTIFKLMVTATADNCLLTCYPFLALHRTDYQIVCEQGASPKGRKVVMAKDNQNGGEAVFIPCASPQHTSRPSTSATSSNFQISSSSYESSASVTDSTDESTPLNREGAMNKPPSGSEHNVSRGQMDLASRSLGSAMFPDEDTEEGIFHMEVLLAVQRWFSSQGWPGGQFPIIIPHSLRCGISRKPINDDSPKAAKAGSWDTNNLKKEFKTIYDMISNLSGRPVPGIPINSPLPSDPIERVKQIYWQHATLLTFLRCQGACVASVKPEYLLEPRDYHLWKQMQKQLKLELAKQGEENQANKMEEEEELEEDVFEAVSKRSWTDVLLQLLKTLILAKVTPRSLKNTPSPDKNIDLPSINQDPLSSNIYSVGERIILSWLNHHYETYRERIWTGCSKGGVPPSRWIVNYDFDLLDGLVIGAVLGAHMPFLIKTHLQDMYTHPSTAEQCLHNALKIVNAMRYVGVDYDIQAIDITDPNPIALLMLCVHLYQKIPQFLPKATVEFSGRLHTTVCRQVKLSNPSGKPLQYQVLVAGHDARDFCVPKGDQVTIPPKSTLHLNVEFTSRFLRPAEAILVLVGRRHGSAVGSTLTFNLRTQIDNITPKHLHKSQHVIKTESPCYELERIPLKITNPFDEGGEFRVVLVEASADLLDPNKPANLMKPKEKRRRKIRARVDHGIKRPETPPTPPPPRQEDSFFKKDEPPLMSAFYSPVASLYLEAHDSANIEIHFLPFNIGERQCSIIFLNETIGEFLYSIEATATLPLPSEVPFVRTPHSVRITSAAAAGTGRGLFGGDDRVVYWKCESGQTLKESIHVPITNKAKERALLMAAQQRMSDKELHRRLVTGTINTCSVTAKTVTMLSTNAQKSITQAKTKSPQGYTYKVKWDSEFYKLPEKIVVPPPLQRSSSAPVSNNGKDSCVELPIQFTAKDPGHYPCQIELCAPDDVRVYKVECTVNPEGSTAELEFKAPVHQSVTQEIPIANMTNHDWPLRAAIQGPGFFGPPMVLAKAYNTTKYPLVFKPQNETIVQGKLVLSNTEDGTDHVFHLCGKPQKPLALDHVVIRCEAKKGVQHILSVPNVTKKKLCYKVESDFSFVSGNNSLTVLPGQTGTYGMDITPSRRGVYKGLIAFIASKNPVVEVDSDGDEIPDEEDEESRKYYGYRVWYSLEIHVKPSPPERIMAVECCCQKKAVLEVIVRNPTPEDITLEVTIEGRDLKGKDSITLKAGEKDVYTLTYAPAVVGKHRGSLIFYHKSVGEFWYDLRLKADPPPPTTLPHMECDLGRWTKQIIVLSNPTDELLELTPTISNSNNFSLERDNERPLVLRPHSEIEVPIHFMPSTLGQGDHLAKVIFHSEQLGEWVFVASGTGLLPQPQEPVSVYTEAGSNTTMIIPFRNPMDHAVLVDVSLKDTSIAMEQILNSYPTPDAAFCLLLKQNSTIRVGPKSTLDIPVCFAPTEMTKYEALCSVIVRKEDGSRWQYAPKDSEGYQLSVTGNEGIKEIRWLYPIQGIPESKPIKDSLGAVVECKARDRLEERLEVTLSGVAPSSSGPHKSVLTRSITPKGSSTNISDGIVVGETLATANEFEYELNFGDRDSQENLQNSVALTLVRARREEVSGLVVLVFNVVFAPFKAMSHNVELVVRAATGGLWRFPVKFVAAEPPVDDTITIEATGLNKESSVGFRLTSQSKHPVMYNAYFGAGSDPEFTVTPQTGELLPQGTNGTLLAIKFKPSLYGKIYMAKLVIQTPDMQWSYDVKGVLPHYSPPRGKSAQPIAGPHPDPRMRGDKMNYIRENLRLTTTAVSSPIKGAPLLTRSMKL, translated from the exons ATGGAGGGTGATGTTTCAGGGGTTAGGATATCCCCACCTGTTGTCGAATTTTACGACACAGAACCAAATAATGTGCATCAATTAAATGTTACGGTGTCAAATATTAGCAAAACAAGCAAGAGCATTCGATTCTATGGACCCAAAACAAAG TATTTTCAACTACGAGTGAAAAATCCCAACAAGCCAATTGCACCAGGTTTATGTGTACCAGCTGTAGTTGAATTTGAAACAATTGAACCAAAAGAAATCAAAGACAGGCTTGTAGTCACCATTGATGGGGATGTCATCGAAATCCCTCTGATAGC TTATCCATGCCAGCCTGTGTTAGAGATAGAGGAGGAgatatattttggaaatttagtGGCCAACAGTAAGACCATATCAAAGGAAATATCCCTTTTCAACCATGGTTCCAAATCAGGAGAATTCAAACTGAAATATTCTGGTGATAAACCCATTGCCATTATGCCAAGCAGTGGATCTGTACCACCCAAAAGTGTACAGTTAATCAAG GTTGAGTATGTAACAAAGGAAGCGGGAAAAATTGATGAAGTAATCAa AGTAAAACTAGAAGGACAAGACACTAAATCATTACATGTCCGAGGAGTTCTGGTGGACAGGGCAATAGAGGTTCTCTCCCTTGAGACAGAGGAACAACTGGGCTGTGTTCAGTTTGGAGAGGCGTACTATGGCTCCGATAAGACAGAATGCGCGATTTTGTTTAACAACGGCCCAGAGCCTGTCAACTTTGTTGCAGTATTAGATGAGGACGCTATTGCACAAGAAATG GGTGTGGATTTGACTCGAAGCACTGATGTTGCCCTCGCTGACGAGATGACGGGGGGAGAGCGGGCCCAGGGCAGCACCAACGTCATCACCTCCCTTATCACTGCCATTCCAAACCAAGGGGTCCTCAAGCCTTTTGAGAAAATCCCCGTATTCTTCAGATTCAGTCCAAG GTGGAATGCTTCAAAGGAAGGATGGAAAAGCCAAGTGGCTCCTCCTCCAAGGAAGGACTTTGCCTTGTTCATGAGGATACAGATCATAGGATCAAGCAACTTGTCTGATAGCAAGAGATCGGGATCTATGAACACCAAAGATG GGTCAATGGTAGAAGTAGCCATGACAGGAACAGCCCTACCTGTCCTTTTGTCCATCTCTCCATCTTACAAGTTTAACTTTGGAGAGTGTCCCGTGGGGGAACATGCAGATGTGTTGTGTACAATCAAAAATGAGTCGAATGTTTTGCCAGCCATCTTTCAATTCCGAAAGATAGCCCATTTTCTTACTCATCCCCCCAATGGAAAAATTCCACCAGGGCAGAGCCAGGATGTTATTTTCTCGTTTTCACCAAATCAGATAG GCACATTTAAACCCAAGCAACTCTTGGATGTGATTGGTCATGTAGCGGACAATCAGAATCCAACCATTTCACACCTACAGGTCATCCACACTTATCCGATTCTGTTTTGTGGATCCAGCGACCCAATACCTGTGGATAGGAAGGCCAGGTTTAATCCAG GTCTCACTCCCTATATCTCCAATGAGGTTGGAATGTTTGCGGAAACCAAAATGTCTAAACTAAACGGCAGCCCGAGAAACGCAGTGGCCGGGGGTCACAAGACTCAGATGCATAGGGTGGGTTACTATGAGGAGGACCCTGAGGCCAAAGTGGCTTTTCCGAACGATCGGGCACAGAGCATCCGGCCAGAGCATGACAAATACAA GACGATTTTCACAAAGAGTGACAGACACGTGTACCGGGATCCCGACTACATGTTGACGGAGGAGGAGGGTCAGATCAAACACTCGCACCGTGACAGCTACGTCATGATGCTGAGGGAGATGAGGCAGAAACGGATGAACCGTATCAAGTCCAG GGAATTCAAAGTCACCAACAACAGTGTGGATATTGGGATCAAATCTGCTGCCGGTTTAAGACCCAAAATGCTTAAACAGCAGGAAATTCAACCTGATCCAGAGA ctCCCCGTCCTCCCAATGCTGATTTCAGACTGCTCAGTTCCAAAGAACTCAGTGAAGCTGAGAAGGAAACTAGTGCCAAACCG GTATGTGAGGGGCTGAATGCTCTTCCCACAACCAAGGTAGAGAAGGCAGACTGCTCAAAATGGCTGTCTCCACAGCAGCTCCACCAAGTGGTAATAGGGCCCGCAACTCTGGACTTTGATAAAGTGTGTCTCCGATCAGTGGTCACCAGAAACCTCAGCATTATCAATAACTTGGATCAGTACATCCACATTGTGGCAGAG ATTGATTGTCGTGAATTGCGTCAGAGCAGTCCCCTTTCACAAGTGGTACCTCCCAAGTCCAAGGCCAATCTACCCATTGTGTTTGAATCCAATGTCAAAGGCAATTTTCAAAG GTCTGTATCGTATACAGTAAATGGATTTTACAAACATCATGTTACCGTGGTAGCAGAGGTCGTTGCCGTGTCATTGGAACTTTCCACAGAAGAACTGGTTCTCTACCCCTCCTATGGCATGCCTGCGGAAGCTG GCCTGAGAGGAGTGATCACGTTGAAGAACACCCTGAACTACCCTGCAGAGTTCACCTGGGCTCCGAACCTGGGAGAAAAAGGGACAGCTTTCTCCATCAGACCTGCCACTG GGACAGTGGACGCCTACAAGGATTTGGACTGTGAGGTGGTGTGGCACCCCTCCTACCTGGCCCCCGAGGATGGGTCCTTCTCCCTGATGATCCACGGGGGACCCACCCTCCAGCTTCAATGCCGGGCAGAG CTGGGAAACACGAGTGTTCAGTTTGTGGAGAGGAGAGTGATGTTTGGTCAGACACCAATCAACATCACCACCACCAGGACAGCTCTACTGGCCAACACAGGACAGACACACGCCTACTTCCAG GTTCTGGACCCTAACCCCTTCCCTGGACTGGCAGTGAGCCCCATCCATGGGGTGGTGCCTGTGGGAGGACATGCAGAACTGAAGGTCCAGTTGACCCCCAGTGCTATTCTGAAGTTTGACACCAAGATACAGGTGGCCATTAAAGGAGGCAAAACTCTGGAGCTAAGAATGGGTGGCAATGTGGAACCACCTACTGTGGATATTGATGTG GCTACATTTGATTTCAATGGTGTGTACTGTGGATCTGGGTCCACCATCACCTTCAAACTGAGAAATCAG GCTGTGACAAAGAGTAAGCTTGAGTTTGATCTGACGAGATTCCGGGACTTCACTCTCAATTTTCCCGGCTACCAGACACAGGACGACTACAGCTACCAGCTGCTGAACCCTGGGATGTTTACCGTTACCATGGCACCAGAGGAAACTATTGAGGGCGAGCTGATCTTTATGCCTACAGAG GTGGCAGCCTATGACTTTGTGATGCCAGTCATCATCAATCAGATCGGTGCCCCCTCCCCGGCCCCCACCCCCTTCCCCCCGACTCCAGCCCCCTCCAATAAGAACAGTCTGCAACATATCATTAATCCCCGCCCACAACCCCCACAAGTTGCCACCCCACGCAAGCATGTGATCGCCACGGCACTGAGACAACCTCTCCAGCTGTCGAACAATAAAATTGAGTTTTCTCTTCCGTCGACATTTGAAGATCCTACTGCATCAACAGGCATGGGCGTTACTAAG GGTACAATTTTGGTCAACAACAGTGACAAACCCTTAAAATGGATGTTTAATCTGTCAGAGAAATGTGAGGCCCTAGATGAGGGGATCTTTAAGTTTACACACCCCTCTGGGGTCCCCTTTGTAGTGATGAGTGGAGAGGAAAGCAAAGGAATTGAAGGAACCCTGGAACCTGGGAAAACCCAGCAGATCTCTGTAATCTTCTGTCCAA AAAAACCAGGAAAACACGAGTGTGTGATCCCGATCTACATCAATGATGACACTCAGAAGCCCTACCAGTACCTGCAGGTGGTCGGAGAAATGAAGTCGCCCCGGATCTGGTTTGACCCCCTCGCCATAGTGATGACCCCTGTTCCTCTTCTGACAGAAGTCTGCACAGAGTTTACTGTCCTGGCTTCTCAGTACACTAA GGCCTCCAACATCACGGTGGAAGTTCCTGAGGTGGAGAGTGAGGACGGGAGCATCATCACCCCCCTCACTGTCAGCTGGCCCGAGGGATCAA GTGTGATCAAGCCGTGTAATGGAGATGACGGACAGATTGAGCCATGCGCTTTGTCCTGTAGGATTGTCTTCTCCAGCCCCAAACCTGTCTCCTTCTGCCAGCCTGTCAATTTCATTGACGACAGTGGTACAAT CTTTAAGCTGATGGTGACAGCAACGGCTGACAATTGTCTGTTGACCTGTTACCCATTCCTAGCTCTCCATAGAACCGACTACCAAATTGTGTGTGAACAG GGTGCATCCCCAAAAGGCAGAAAAGTCGTAATGGCCAAAGACAACCAGAATGGTGGGGAGGCCGTTTTTATTCCCTGTGCCTCGCCCCAGCACACTAGCCGACCTTCAACCAGTGCAACAAGTTCAAACTTTCAGATATCGTCCTCTAGCTATGAGTCTTCTGCGAGTGTAACAG ATTCAACAGATGAGAGCACTCCACTGAACCGTGAAGGAGCCATGAATAAGCCTCCATCTGGATCAGAACACAATGTCAGTCGAGGTCAAATGGACCTAGCCTCAAGGTCACTGGGATCAGCCATGTTCCCTGATGAGGACACAGAGGAGGGGATATTTCACATGGAGGTTCTGTTGGCAGTCCAGCGGTGGTTCTCCTCTCAGGGATGGCCTGGGGGACAATTCCCCATCATCATACCCCACTCTCTGCGCTG tggtATAAGCAGGAAACCGATCAATGACGACTCCCCAAAGGCCGCCAAGGCCGGGAGCTGGGACACCAACAACCTGAAGAAGGAGTTCAAGACCATCTATGACATGATCAGTAACCTGAGTGGCCGCCCCGTCCCTGGGATCCCCATCAACTCGCCCCTCCCCTCGGACCCCATAGAGAGGGTCAAGCAGATCTACTGGCAACACGCTACACTTCTGACCTTTTTGAG ATGCCAGGGAGCTTGTGTAGCCTCCGTCAAGCCCGAGTACCTCCTGGAGCCACGGGATTACCACCTCTGGAAACAGATGCAGAAGCAACTGAAGCTAGAACTGGCAAAACAAGGGGAAGAAAATCAGGCCAACAAGATGGAGGAAGAAGAAGAGCTCGAGGAGGACGTGTTTGAGGCGGTGTCTAAACGCTCCTGGACCGACGTCCTATTACAGCTCCTCAAG ACCCTTATTTTAGCCAAGGTGACCCCCCGCTCCCTGAAGAACACCCCCTCACCGGACAAGAACATTGACCTGCCCAGCATTAACCAGGACCCCCTGAGCTCCAACATCTACAGTGTGGGAGAGAGGATCATCCTCTCCTGGCTCAACCATCACTACGAGACTTACAGGGAAAGAATCTGGACAGGATGTTCAAAAG GTGGTGTACCTCCCTCCAGGTGGATCGTCAACTACGACTTTGATCTGTTGGATGGCCTGGTCATTGGAGCTGTGTTAGGGGCACATATGCCATTCCTG atAAAGACCCACCTTCAGGATATGTACACTCACCCCTCTACTGCTGAACAATGTCTCCACAACGCCCTCAAAATCGTCAACGCCATGAGATACGTAGGCGTCGACTATGATATTCAG GCCATAGACATCACAGATCCGAACCCCATCGCTCTGCTGATGCTGTGTGTTCACCTCTATCAGAAGATCCCACAGTTCCTGCCAAAAGCAACAGTCGAGTTTTCTGGTCGCCTCCACACCACAGTCTGTAGACAG GTTAAACTTAGTAACCCAAGCGGCAAACCTTTACAATACCAAGTTCTGGTGGCGGGCCACGATGCCAGGGATTTCTGTGTCCCCAAGGGTGACCAGGTGACTATACCCCCCAAGTCTACCCTCCACCTGAACGTGGAGTTCACGAGCCGCTTCCTAAGGCCCGCTGAGGCCATTCTCGTGCTCGTCGGTAGAAGGCATGGATCTGCAGTTGGTTCAACTTTGACCTTTAACCTTCGAACTCAGATTGACAACATCACTCCAAAG CATTTACATAAGtctcag CATGTCATCAAAACAGAGTCTCCTTGCTATGAATTGGAGAGGATTCCCCTGAAGATCACGAACCCGTTTGATGAGGGTGGGGAGTTCCGTGTAGTGTTAGTAGAGGCCAGTGCAGACCTTCTGGATCCGAACAAGCCTGCCAACCTGATGAAACCGAAGGAGAAGAGGCGCAGAAAGATTAGGGCCAGGGTGGACCATGGAATCAAGCGGCCAGAAACACCGCCAACTCCCCCACCACCGAGACAAGAGGACTCCTTCTTTAAGAAAGATG AACCTCCATTAATGAGTGCGTTCTACAGCCCAGTAGCAAGTCTGTATTTGGAAGCGCATGACTCAGCTAACATAGAAATTCATTTTCTGCCCTTCAACATTGGAGAACGCCAGTGCTCCATCATCTTCCTAAATGAGACAATTGGAGAGTTTCTGTACTCCATTGAGGCCACCGCCACTCTACCACTACCGTCAGAAGTACCATTTGTCCGCACACCACATAGTGTCCGCATCACTAGTGCCGCTGCCGcag GTACTGGGCGTGGCCTGTTTGGAGGAGATGACAGGGTGGTTTACTGGAAGTGTGAGTCAGGGCAGACCCTGAAGGAGAGCATCCATGTACCAATCACAAACAAGGCCAAAGAGCGAGCCCTGCTCATGGCTGCTCAGCAG CGCATGTCAGATAAAGAGCTACACCGTCGACTGGTTACCGGAACCATCAACACTTGTAGCGTGACGGCCAAAACTGTCACCATGCTCTCCACCAACGCTCAGAAGAGTATCACTCAGGCCAAG ACCAAATCCCCTCAAGGTTATACCTACAAGGTGAAATGGGACTCTGAGTTTTACAAGCTTCCCGAAAAGATTGTTGTTCCTCCCCCTCTACAGAGGTCTAGCAGTGCCCCAGTCTCCAACAACG GTAAAGATTCCTGTGTTGAGTTGCCTATACAATTCACAGCCAAGGATCCAGGGCACTACCCCTGTCAGATAGAGTTATGTGCCCCTGATGACGTGCGTGTTTACAAGGTGGAGTGCACGGTTAATCCAGAGGGCAGCACTGCAGAGCTGGAATTTAAGGCTCCTGTCCATCAGTCGGTCACACAGGAAATTCCCATT GCCAACATGACCAACCATGACTGGCCACTAAGAGCTGCCATTCAGGGCCCTGGCTTCTTTGGACCTCCTATGGTTCTGGCCAAGGCATACAACACCACTAAGTATCCGCTGGTGTTCAAGCCCCAGAATGAGACCATTGTCCAG GGAAAACTGGTTCTCTCCAACACAGAGGATGGGACGGACCATGTATTCCACCTGTGTGGTAAACCCCAGAAACCTTTAGCTCTGGACCATGTGGTCATTAGGTGTGAGGCCAAAAAGGG AGTCCAACACATTCTGTCTGTTCCTAATGTGACAAAGAAGAAGCTATGTTACAAG GTGGAATCTGACTTCTCCTTTGTGAGTGGTAACAATTCCCTGACCGTTTTACCAGGACAGACCGGGACCTATGGCATGGACATCACCCCCAGCAGGAGGGGTGTGTACAAAGGACTCATTGCATTCATCGCCAGCAAGAACCCTGTCGT TGAGGTTGACAGTGATGGTGATGAAATCCCCGATGAGGAGGATGAGGAGAGCAGAAAGTACTATGGTTACAGGGTGTGGTACTCCCTGGAGATCCACGTCAAGCCCAGTCCACCTGAGAGGATCATGGCTGTCGAGTGCTGTTGCCAG AAGAAGGCAGTGCTGGAAGTCATTGTGAGAAACCCGACCCCTGAGGATATCACGCTGGAGGTCACCATTGAGGGGCGTGACCTTAAGGGCAAGGATTCCATTACACTGAAGGCTGGGGAGAAAGATGTGTACACTCTGACATATGCCCCTGCAGTTGTAGGAAAACACAGAGGAAG TTTGATATTTTACCATAAGAGTGTTGGAGAGTTTTGGTATGATCTCCGACTGAAGGCAGACCCTCCACCCCCCACCACTCTGCCTCACATGGAGTGTGACCTCGGaag ATGGACAAAGCAGATAATAGTACTTAGCAACCCTACTGATGAATTACTCGAACTGACACCAACTATTTCCAACTCCAATAACTTCTCCCTGGAGCGAGATAATGAGCGGCCCCTTGTGCTTAGGCCTCATTCTGAGATTGAGGTTCCCATACATTTTATGCCCTCTACATTAGGTCAAGGTGACCATTTGGCCAAGGTCATCTTCCACAGTGAACAG CTTGGGGAGTGGGTGTTTGTGGCCTCAGGGACAGGTTTGTTACCCCAGCCCCAGGAACCAGTCAGTGTGTACACAGAGGCGGGCTCCAACACCACCATGATCATCCCCTTCCGAAACCCCATGGACCATGCCGTCTTAGTGGACGTCTCCTTGAAAG ACACTAGTATCGCCATGGAGCAGATACTAAACAGTTACCCAACTCCTGATGCAGCCTTCTGCCTCCTACTGAAACAGAACAGCACTATCAGGGTGGGTCCCAAGTCCACCCTGGATATCCCTGTCTGCTTCGCTCCCACAGAGATGACAAAGTATGAGGCTCTGTGCTCAGTCATTGTGAGAAAGGAAGATGGCAGCAGATGGCAGTATGCTCCAAAAGACAGCGAGGG atACCAGTTGTCAGTCACAGGAAATGAAGGAATAAAGGAAATAAGATGGCTGTATCCAATCCAGGGAATTCCAGAGTCCAAGCCCATCAAGGATTCGCTGGGGGCTGTGGTGGAATGTAAAGCCCGTGACAGACTGGAAGAGAGGCTAGAGGTCACCTTGTCTGGAGTGGCCCCCTCATCCTCTGGACCCCACAAGTCTGTCCTGACCCGCTCCATTACCCCCAAAGGAAGCAGTACCAACATCTCCGACGGAATCGTTGTGGGAGAAA CACTAGCTACAGCCAATGAGTTTGAGTATGAGTTGAACTTCGGTGATCGGGATTCCCAGGAAAACCTCCAGAACTCGGTGGCCCTGACGCTTGTACGAGCGCGCAGAGAAGAGGTGTCTGGACTAGTAGTGCTGGTCTTTAATGTGGTGTTTGCTCCTTTCAAAGCAATGAG TCATAATGTGGAATTGGTGGTAAGAGCTGCCACAGGTGGTTTGTGGCGTTTCCCTGTGAAGTTTGTGGCAGCAGAACCGCCTGTAGATGACACCATCACAATTGAAGCCACCGGACTTAACAAAGAATCCAGTGTTGGTTTCCGACTTACAAGTCAATCTAA GCACCCTGTGATGTACAATGCATACTTTGGTGCCGGGAGTGACCCTGAGTTCACTGTCACCCCCCAGACAGGGGAACTCCTGCCCCAGGGAACCAATGGAACCCTACTGGCCATCAAATTCAAACCATCATTGTATGGCAAGATCTATATGGCTAAACTTGTCATTCAG acTCCAGATATGCAGTGGAGCTATGATGTCAAAGGAGTTTTGCCTCATTACTCCCCACCCCGGGGCAAATCTGCTCAACCCATCGCTGGCCCTCATCCTGACCCTCGAATGAGGGGcgataaaatgaattatatccGAGAGAACCTGAGACTAACCACTACAGCCGTATCCTCCCCGATCAAGGGGGCTCCCTTACTGACTAGATCCATGAAACTCTGA